The following are encoded together in the uncultured Sphaerochaeta sp. genome:
- the dctP gene encoding TRAP transporter substrate-binding protein DctP: MKKITCILIISLLMIPMLFANGQSEKTDGKAAEVTQLTLAIANPASDPWAQGLAVFAEELKKLSGGTMIVDCYFGGQLYNASNLLGAIRSGKIDFAGYSMGTMPEIPYLGMFQAAYLFRDAQHAQDFYNGEVGQKIFDEIEEKIGLTIVGTAYVGTRQVSLAKKLPDIKTPEDLKNVTLRMPGGSSWAALAGALGANPVPIALNEVFMALKTGVVDGQDNALPTTKANSFDEVIDQLVLTEHVVWNLHLAVNAKRWNQFSDQQKEWIREASQIGCDFTTNSFLATEQSLKEEFEQKGIRIVTPNKKAFIDYAENFYRNMTDESKNWDWEIYDALKNY, from the coding sequence ATGAAAAAAATCACGTGTATCTTGATTATTTCTTTATTGATGATTCCCATGCTGTTTGCAAACGGGCAGTCAGAAAAAACAGATGGAAAAGCCGCAGAGGTAACGCAATTGACCCTTGCAATAGCGAATCCCGCTTCTGATCCATGGGCTCAAGGACTCGCTGTATTCGCAGAGGAACTGAAAAAGTTGTCTGGCGGAACCATGATAGTTGACTGCTATTTTGGTGGACAACTCTATAATGCATCCAATCTTTTAGGAGCTATCAGATCTGGTAAAATCGATTTTGCTGGATATTCTATGGGCACCATGCCAGAGATTCCGTACCTTGGGATGTTCCAGGCAGCCTACCTTTTCAGAGACGCACAACATGCTCAAGACTTTTATAATGGAGAAGTTGGGCAGAAGATTTTCGATGAAATTGAGGAAAAAATTGGACTTACAATCGTAGGAACAGCCTATGTAGGTACCAGACAGGTTAGCCTTGCTAAGAAACTTCCTGATATAAAAACCCCTGAGGATCTCAAGAATGTTACGCTCAGAATGCCCGGAGGATCGTCTTGGGCTGCTCTCGCTGGAGCATTGGGCGCGAATCCAGTCCCGATTGCATTGAATGAGGTTTTCATGGCTCTGAAGACCGGTGTGGTAGATGGTCAGGACAATGCTCTACCGACCACGAAGGCCAATTCGTTTGATGAAGTCATCGACCAATTGGTGCTTACAGAGCATGTGGTTTGGAATTTGCATCTAGCGGTCAATGCCAAACGATGGAATCAATTCAGTGACCAGCAAAAGGAATGGATCCGGGAAGCATCACAAATTGGATGTGACTTCACTACCAATAGTTTCCTTGCGACTGAACAGTCTCTTAAGGAAGAGTTTGAACAGAAAGGTATACGCATCGTAACTCCGAACAAAAAGGCATTCATAGATTACGCCGAGAATTTCTATCGGAACATGACAGATGAATCGAAAAACTGGGACTGGGAGATTTACGACGCTCTCAAGAATTATTGA
- a CDS encoding GntR family transcriptional regulator encodes MSTDSPEKNTLCSSVRQYIVSKILDGTLKEGDKVNESKLCSELNLSRSPVREGIRELIADDILVNENFKGTRIGQFNDKELSELNSLRILLEQLAVDYSVPRMTEKTRSEFMKIVNKMKIAEEKNDNDLLVKLDMDFHYHLILQSNSNVIISTWKRIYTKLHILMAMRLKWRTPQRQYDNHLYLVSYYSSENIHLFKEMLMAHEHMRYYSDTAHANQ; translated from the coding sequence ATGTCAACAGATAGCCCAGAAAAAAATACCCTATGCTCTTCCGTGCGCCAGTACATCGTATCGAAAATTCTTGATGGCACACTGAAAGAGGGAGATAAGGTCAATGAATCAAAATTGTGCAGTGAATTGAACCTGAGTAGATCTCCAGTGAGGGAAGGTATACGGGAATTGATAGCCGATGACATTTTAGTGAATGAGAATTTTAAGGGCACCCGTATTGGTCAATTCAATGATAAGGAACTTTCGGAATTGAACTCACTCAGGATTCTTCTCGAGCAATTGGCTGTGGACTATTCGGTTCCCCGAATGACAGAGAAGACAAGATCCGAATTCATGAAAATCGTTAATAAAATGAAGATAGCAGAGGAAAAGAATGATAATGATCTCCTTGTTAAGCTTGATATGGATTTCCATTACCATCTGATCTTACAGTCCAATAGCAATGTAATAATTTCGACTTGGAAGCGTATCTACACCAAACTTCATATACTGATGGCCATGAGGCTTAAATGGCGTACGCCACAACGTCAGTATGACAATCATCTATATCTTGTAAGTTATTATTCAAGTGAGAATATTCATTTATTCAAGGAAATGCTTATGGCTCATGAACACATGCGGTACTATAGCGATACTGCACATGCCAATCAGTGA
- a CDS encoding sulfatase-like hydrolase/transferase, whose translation MHDIKKPNILHIFTDMQRFDTIGCLGNPVIKTPNLDRLCAEGVAFTNAFSPSPVCVAARCSMISGQYPLHTGCYENDIMPTDGRKTFMGALTDDGYRTHGIGKCHFTPDRFELKGFQTREIQEELGDDPENLDRNNYLKYLYNAGYEHVFEEHGIRGEMYYTPQPSVLPAADHPTQWVADRSIKFISQSHTKPWYLFASFIHPHPPLTPPVPWHKLYRPSLMPAPNVPQDWESLITYVNRVQNRYKYADQGLTLHQVRLIKAYYYACISFVDYQVGRMLDALQVAGALDSTLILFSSDHGEHLGDRNCLGKRSMHDSSTRVPMIVSQPGRFEGGKTCTTPVSLVDIAPTFLSASGNTEYQRTGTLGSHALDGVDMHDILTGRSDRKVVFSQLSYPDAMTPLCIAPEDRKYLAIEDEVTKRAHFSSYMAVSEKWKYFYSAPDNKEFLFDRINDPQETRNKIGLPFVSQSYTEMKEALIEHLKAGGEGAGISGDSWREFPQIRINPDPDTGLLIQDGYTPWAQMDLPTGYDR comes from the coding sequence ATGCATGATATCAAAAAGCCAAACATTCTTCATATCTTCACTGATATGCAGCGCTTTGACACCATTGGGTGTCTCGGAAACCCTGTCATAAAGACACCTAATCTAGACAGGCTGTGTGCTGAGGGTGTTGCTTTTACGAATGCGTTTTCCCCTTCACCTGTGTGCGTCGCTGCTCGATGTTCCATGATCAGTGGCCAATACCCGCTACATACAGGATGTTATGAGAATGACATAATGCCCACTGACGGAAGGAAAACATTCATGGGAGCACTGACAGACGATGGATATCGAACCCATGGGATTGGAAAATGTCATTTTACCCCCGACCGATTTGAACTGAAGGGGTTTCAAACAAGGGAAATTCAGGAAGAATTGGGAGATGATCCAGAAAATCTTGATAGAAACAACTACTTGAAATATTTATACAATGCAGGATACGAACATGTCTTCGAGGAACATGGTATCAGAGGTGAGATGTACTACACACCCCAGCCAAGTGTGTTGCCAGCTGCCGATCATCCAACTCAATGGGTCGCTGACCGATCAATTAAGTTCATTAGCCAGTCACATACCAAACCATGGTACCTGTTTGCAAGCTTCATCCATCCTCATCCACCCTTGACTCCACCAGTTCCCTGGCACAAGTTGTATAGACCTTCTCTGATGCCAGCCCCTAATGTACCACAAGACTGGGAGAGCCTGATCACCTATGTGAACCGAGTCCAAAACAGATACAAGTATGCAGATCAAGGGTTAACCCTCCACCAAGTGAGACTAATCAAGGCGTACTACTATGCATGCATTTCTTTTGTCGATTACCAAGTGGGACGGATGTTGGATGCTTTACAGGTTGCAGGTGCGCTTGATTCAACGCTGATTCTTTTCTCATCCGACCACGGGGAACATCTAGGTGACAGAAACTGCCTAGGCAAGCGTAGTATGCATGACAGTAGTACCCGCGTCCCCATGATAGTGAGTCAACCAGGAAGATTTGAGGGTGGGAAAACCTGCACAACACCTGTTAGTCTTGTTGATATTGCACCAACATTCCTCAGCGCCTCTGGTAATACTGAGTATCAACGCACAGGAACGCTGGGATCTCATGCTCTGGATGGTGTTGACATGCATGATATCTTAACCGGTAGGTCAGACAGAAAAGTGGTTTTCTCCCAACTATCCTACCCAGATGCAATGACACCACTGTGTATAGCCCCAGAAGATCGCAAGTATCTTGCAATAGAGGACGAAGTAACAAAGCGTGCTCATTTTTCAAGCTACATGGCAGTTTCAGAGAAATGGAAGTACTTCTACAGCGCCCCGGACAACAAGGAGTTTCTATTTGACCGAATCAATGATCCGCAGGAGACTCGAAACAAGATTGGACTTCCTTTCGTCAGCCAAAGCTATACAGAAATGAAAGAAGCTCTTATCGAACATCTGAAAGCAGGAGGAGAAGGAGCAGGTATTTCAGGGGATTCTTGGCGAGAATTTCCACAGATTCGGATCAATCCTGATCCCGATACCGGACTCCTCATTCAAGACGGGTACACCCCCTGGGCACAGATGGATTTACCAACAGGGTATGACCGCTGA
- a CDS encoding AraC family transcriptional regulator: MDKMNYYTDVLWMSRFHYKNKSEVTDHKHDFYQIIYLIEGSGFIRYGNERIPLTFPMVVFYKPDEMHGIEIESSLKTIDVKFQVVDSEFASNLERLPTILNNPGNLDILFLLESMLNIGSEERLYYRQRCCFLLNLILMQWIEFAAKEEQKEQESRVYADTQQPKSDICSQLMYFIDTNLQEELDSSVISKKLGYSYRHISDCCIKEYSMTPMHLLRNRRIQRAKELLMRDDYEIKEIAFELGFKSVYHFSRVFSEIVGQPPRKWKDFQLRKICRDINIDPQYMNELHIKKLD; this comes from the coding sequence ATGGATAAAATGAATTACTATACGGATGTTCTTTGGATGAGTCGATTCCATTATAAAAACAAAAGCGAAGTGACCGATCACAAGCATGATTTCTATCAAATTATCTATCTTATAGAGGGTTCAGGCTTTATTCGGTATGGGAATGAACGAATACCCTTAACGTTTCCTATGGTTGTTTTCTATAAACCTGATGAAATGCATGGGATAGAGATTGAAAGTTCCCTTAAAACTATTGATGTAAAATTTCAAGTCGTCGACTCGGAATTTGCCTCTAATCTTGAAAGACTACCAACAATTCTCAACAACCCAGGGAATCTGGATATTCTATTTCTTTTAGAATCCATGTTAAATATTGGAAGTGAGGAACGCCTCTATTACCGGCAGCGATGTTGTTTTCTCCTCAATCTGATTCTTATGCAATGGATTGAATTTGCAGCTAAAGAAGAGCAAAAAGAACAAGAGTCGAGAGTCTATGCAGATACACAACAACCAAAATCAGACATTTGTTCCCAACTTATGTATTTCATTGATACTAATCTACAAGAGGAATTGGATAGTAGTGTAATTAGTAAAAAATTAGGGTACTCCTATCGCCATATTTCAGATTGTTGCATAAAAGAATACTCGATGACTCCGATGCATCTGCTACGCAACCGTCGTATACAGCGTGCGAAAGAACTACTCATGCGAGATGATTATGAAATCAAAGAAATCGCATTCGAGCTTGGATTTAAATCAGTCTACCATTTTTCAAGAGTCTTCTCGGAAATCGTGGGTCAGCCTCCGCGTAAATGGAAAGATTTTCAACTGAGGAAAATCTGTCGGGATATAAACATCGATCCTCAATACATGAATGAGCTGCATATAAAGAAATTGGATTGA
- a CDS encoding alcohol dehydrogenase catalytic domain-containing protein, with translation MANKMTGTNIVIAGESSSSSQKVAIVECPRKIKLIDAEIPMPGPDEIRVRIKYVGICGSDLEVYRGHRQAEFISFPSGLGHEVAGVIDKVGTNVIGLAVGDRVTCRYVWGAYAEYIVCNPFNVKVVPSRLTMKQTSLLEVLPGIMHAAELANVTEKSSVLIMGQGVSGLLLTQVFSLFSPRHLVCTDLNDKNLQLARKYGATHTVKVPSKTTSTREALGSDFPEGFDIVVPALLEGDGLVDAIDIASFCGRIILYGCIGLCSKTVDLFKVHKKRLEIYSTEPRRDIDMRRLFNESLNLVLDGLVNTSEIVDLIMPLQKSSEAFEIRNNERNDIIHVLIDCNPEVDYDAE, from the coding sequence TTGGCCAATAAAATGACTGGAACAAACATAGTAATTGCAGGAGAGTCTTCTTCGTCATCTCAGAAAGTTGCAATAGTAGAATGTCCAAGAAAAATTAAACTTATCGATGCTGAAATTCCCATGCCGGGACCTGATGAAATTCGGGTGCGAATTAAGTATGTTGGCATTTGCGGTTCAGACTTGGAGGTCTATCGCGGTCACCGACAGGCTGAATTCATTTCGTTTCCCTCTGGGCTCGGACATGAAGTAGCAGGTGTAATCGATAAGGTAGGTACAAATGTAATTGGACTCGCTGTAGGAGATAGAGTCACTTGTCGTTATGTCTGGGGAGCTTATGCCGAATATATAGTCTGTAATCCTTTCAATGTAAAAGTTGTTCCTTCCAGACTAACCATGAAACAAACTAGTCTCTTGGAAGTTTTGCCCGGAATTATGCATGCAGCTGAACTGGCTAATGTCACAGAAAAATCTTCAGTTCTCATAATGGGGCAAGGTGTCAGTGGCCTGTTGCTCACCCAGGTTTTCAGTCTTTTTAGTCCAAGACATCTTGTATGTACAGACCTAAATGACAAGAACTTACAATTGGCCCGTAAATATGGAGCCACGCATACTGTAAAAGTTCCTTCTAAGACTACCTCTACGAGAGAAGCTCTTGGTTCGGATTTTCCTGAAGGTTTTGATATTGTGGTACCTGCATTGCTTGAAGGAGACGGGCTTGTGGATGCCATCGATATAGCTTCTTTTTGCGGTCGGATTATTCTGTATGGATGTATTGGACTTTGCTCAAAAACAGTAGATCTCTTCAAGGTGCATAAGAAACGACTGGAAATTTATTCTACCGAGCCAAGACGCGACATCGATATGAGACGTTTGTTCAATGAATCTCTCAATCTGGTACTTGACGGCTTGGTTAATACATCCGAGATTGTCGACCTGATTATGCCTTTACAGAAAAGCTCAGAAGCTTTTGAAATTCGTAACAATGAAAGAAACGATATTATCCATGTGCTTATCGATTGCAATCCGGAGGTAGATTATGATGCCGAATAA